From Penaeus chinensis breed Huanghai No. 1 chromosome 43, ASM1920278v2, whole genome shotgun sequence, a single genomic window includes:
- the LOC125048331 gene encoding uncharacterized protein LOC125048331, with protein MWQLIKKVVKKKTSSALHHSPVKYAQDLVETWSQQSSVHSLPSHIQELLSSQKTRRALHLSAALLRKDEEEDIPITKDELRRALASSRASAPGDDGITYSVLRLLLKVTDDPLLHLYNLCLRHGYVPQGWTKSLIVPVPKPGTDKFRPISLTSCFCKVLKRILLNRLMYRLQDKLSSRLYGFLPQRSTHHCLLELYTRLSSTSLVAFIDLKSAFDIANPDVILDQLVDFGISGNLLRWIRGYLSNRSSYVLFKGSCSTRKCFGLGTPQGGVLSPFLFKILMHRLISQLPAIPGTTITCYADNICIHSNSPEDLQRLLHLLFESTSSCGLIISPEKSRIFSLLNPRTLPEFLVGPSIIPFCTQYLYLGAPARVHPTVPARQRVHPIVQELLTRLQRRLEPLHWLTNNAAGVSIPVARNIYTAFIRSVVDYLSPTFSQLSKTALDPLEKFQNKAMRCILGCPMSTRIANMQQELHLLPLVERIYANVTFFTVKCLHSSSLAQHYAGLINMSLDPNSRPPQLRPGGCALIRNVCRDLRRLDINVPQEEVDHGPPPWQIPPLAVSYTPTCRRDLPCQQKQLALETIDKVRSSIPASHTLYIDGSLQIDGTAGCAVFSPTMEPPYGGWTGRRLQDWSSSTSCELHGLLDAVSLLLRTRSNGLVICDSQSALRALSSPKPEARSLVNQILRHLVTAIEHALVIHFIWIPSHVGVTANEVVDRLAKAACRFVLPAADVSPATLSYYKRRIRASAHLSTTRRRNAERPASVSIQHYDHFASHPYKYRRRGLLVRRHNVVAARLRLGYRPVWQVGESEDVPQYSSSIILQTRPPQQREFWCAIFFEKSRDENPYFSIYYIRSQLSLILLSFALFNDYGISPGFQGESDFEIASLADLSTKLATNDTTLKSLIEAQQVVITSVTSFTEKFDSLATRLETITTPTVGCVTRGSYRSNNIPASSTSSGSRKHKSIVH; from the exons ATGTGGCAACTCATCAAGAAGGTGGTAAAGAAAAAGACGTCAAGTGCACTCCATCACAGTCCAGTTAAATATGCCCAAGATCTTGTTGAGACCTGGTCACAGCAATCTAGTGTTCATAGCCTTCCTTCACATATACAAGAGCTGCTCTCCTCTCAGAAAACCCGTCGTGCCCTACACCTGTCAGCAGCCCTGctaaggaaagatgaggaagaagacataCCAATAACAAAGGATGAACTTCGTCGTGCTCTTGCTAGCAGTAGGGCATCAGCCCCAGGTGATGATGGCATCACATACTCCGTCTTGCGCCTCCTCCTGAAGGTCACCGATGATCCCCTACTACATCTTTACAACCTTTGCCTCCGACATGGATATGTGCCGCAAGGTTGGACAAAGAGCCTCATTGTACCTGTTCCTAAGCCTGGCACTGACAAGTTTAGACCAATATCCCTTACATCATGCTTCTGTAAAGTGCTGAAGCGTATCCTCTTAAATCGCCTTATGTATCGCCTTCAGGACAAACTATCATCCAGGTTATATGGATTCCTGCCCCAACGCAGCACACACCATTGTCTATTGGAGCTTTACACTCGCCTCTCCTCTACAAGTCTTGTCGCATTCATTGACCTGAAAAGTGCCTTTGACATTGCAAATCCAGATGTGATCCTCGACCAGCTTGTGGACTTTGGTATTAGTGGCAATCTCTTGCGATGGATACGAGGGTACTTAAGCAACAGATCATCCTATGTCCTCTTTAAAGGTTCCTGCAGCACACGTAAGTGCTTTGGCCTTGGGACTCCACAGGGAGGTGTCCTTAGCCCATTTCTTTTCAAAATCCTTATGCACCGCCTCATATCCCAGCTCCCTGCCATCCCAGGGACTACAATTACGTGCTATGCTGACAACATCTGCATTCACTCCAACTCACCAGAAGATCTACAGCGCTTACTTCATCTACTTTTCGAATCTACCTCTTCATGTggcctcatcatctctcctgaaAAAAGTAGGATCTTCTCTCTACTAAACCCACGAACACTACCTGAATTTCTAGTGGGCCCCAGCATTATACCATTCTGCACACAGTATCTTTACTTGGGTGCTCCAGCTCGAGTCCATCCTACGGTACCAGCACGTCAACGTGTCCATCCCATTGTTCAGGAATTACTGACACGGCTACAACGGCGCCTTGAACCCCTTCACTGGTTAACCAACAATGCTGCTGGGGTCTCCATTCCTGTGGCCAGAAATATTTATACAGCTTTTATCCGTTCAGTAGTTGATTACCTATCTCCAACTTTTAGTCAACTCTCCAAGACAGCGCTAGATCCCCTAGAAAAATTTCAGAATAAGGCAATGCGCTGCATTCTAGGATGCCCAATGTCCACAAGGATTGCTAACATGCAGCAGgagcttcatctccttcctcttgtggAACGAATCTATGCCAATGTAACATTCTTTACTGTTAAGTGTCTCCACTCATCCAGTCTTGCTCAACATTATGCAGGCCTTATTAATATGTCTCTGGATCCCAATTCTCGTCCCCCACAACTCCGACCAGGTGGCTGTGCTCTTATTAGGAATGTTTGCCGAGACCTTAGAAGATTGGACATTAATGTTCCCCAAGAGGAAGTTGACCATGGTCCTCCCCCGTGGCAGATTCCTCCTCTAGCAGTTTCCTACACTCCCACCTGTAGGAGGGACTTACCCTGCCAACAGAAACAACTAGCCCTAGAGACCATTGACAAAGTAAGGTCTTCCATTCCTGCCTCTCACACCCTCTACATTGACGGTTCCTTACAAATTGATGGAACTGCAGGCTGTGCTGTCTTCTCTCCTACCATGGAACCACCGTATGGGGGATGGACTGGACGCCGTCTGCAGGACTGGTCAAGCTCTACCTCCTGTGAACTGCATGGGCTCCTAGATGCTGTTAGCCTACTTCTACGGACCAGAAGTAATGGATTAGTTATTTGTGACTCGCAGTCTGCTCTTCGTGCCCTCTCCTCGCCAAAGCCTGAAGCCCGTAGCTTAGTCAATCAAATACTGCGCCATCTAGTCACAGCCATTGAACATGCACTTGTAATACATTTCATATGGATTCCTTCGCATGTTGGAGTAACAGCGAATGAAGTTGTAGACCGTCTTGCCAAAGCTGCCTGTAGGTTTGTCTTACCTGCGGCTGACGTCTCGCCAGCAACCCTCTCCTACTACAAGCGGAGGATACGTGCTTCCGCTCATTTGTCAACCACCCGGCGCAGGAACGCCGAGCGGCCAGCGAGCGTAAGCATCCAGCATTACGACCACTTTGCCTCTCATCCCTACAAATACCGACGCCGCGGTCTGTTGGTAAGAAGACACAATGTGGTGGCTGCCCGGCTCCGGTTAGGCTACAGACCAGTGTGGCAGGTGGGCGAGTCAGAGGACGTGCCTCAGTACTcatcgt CGATCATATTGCAGACTCGCCCACCCCAACAGAGGGAGTTTTGGTGTGCAATATTTTTTGAAAAGTCTAGGGATGAAAACCCATATTTCAGTATATACTATATCAGGTCTCagctttctcttattcttctttcatttGCTCTCTTTAACGACTACGGTATTTCACCAG GTTTTCAAGGGGAATCAGATTTTGAAATTG